TTTTTATCTCGGCATTAAATAAATTAAAGGTTTTTTATAGCAAATAAATAGGTATTATTTGTCTTTCACATCGTTCCCAGAGTAACTAAAGGATTCTCGGTGGCAAGAGTTGGTTACATCAGAGTGTCAACAAATGACCAAAATAGTGATTTACAAAGAAATGCGTTAATCAGTATTAACTGTGAACTGATTTTTGAAGACAAAATCAGTGGGAAAACAGCTAATCGTCCAGGGCTAAAACGAGCCTTAAAGCACCTTAAGTCTGGCGACACACTGGTGGTTTGGAAATTGGATCGACTGGGGCGCAGTGTGAAGAATCTGGTCACACTCATTTCAGAATTGCATGAACGCGGGGTGCATTTTCAAAGCCTGACTGACAGTATTGATACCAGTACGGCAATGGGAAGGTTTTTCTTCCATGTGATGAGTGCCCTGGCAGAAATGGAACGTGAACTGATTGTAGAAAGAACCAATGCAGGTTTAGCCGCAGCACGGGAACAGGGGCGAATTGGTGGACGACCAGTCGTGTTTACCGAGGAGAATCGACAACAAGCCGCGAGATTACTGAATAAAGGGCATGGCCGCAAGCAGTTGTCGATTATTTATAATGTATCGTTATCAACAATTTATAAGTACTTACCCGTAGGGGAAATGGTTAATTAGTTTATAAATTCTTTTATCAGACTAACCCACTCTGCTGGCTTCTCAATTTGTACCGCGTGACCACTATTAATCTCTTTATATGTACTATTGTTAATATTCTTATAAACTTCACGTACCAAATAAGGCGGGATTAACGTATCACTGTTTAATCCAATAACCAGCGTATTTTTATCTATTTGAGCAAGATACTCTTTTATATCGATGGATAATCCCAAAGCAATACGTTTTTCTATCTTTTTTTCTGCCGGTTGAGAGCAAATCCGTTGTATGGTTTCATGTCCCAATGATGAAATAAATTCAGGACTTAGGGCATGTGATAAAGCGAAAGCCATTGCTGATGCTTTATCATTCAATTCCAAATGTAACCAAGTATTGAATATCAATTGGTGGCGAGGATCATGATTTGTCGCCCATGGGGCGGTCAATATCAATTTATCAATGAGATTTGGATATTTGGCTGCTACAACTGCCGCAACGACTGCACCCAGAGAAACACCGACTAAATCAACAGGAATATTACTGCTGTCTTCTATCACAGCAGCAACTTGTGCCGCCAAGTGCTCAACAGTCAATGTTTCTGGTGGTAGTTCAGAATTTCCACATCCTGCATAATCGGGGATTATGACAGCTCGGTCACTGATAAATGCTTTTTTTATCTCGCCAAAGCTACTGTTACCGCTGCTATTTGTGCCATGCAGGAAGACTATTGGTTTT
The sequence above is drawn from the Xenorhabdus ishibashii genome and encodes:
- a CDS encoding recombinase family protein; translation: MARVGYIRVSTNDQNSDLQRNALISINCELIFEDKISGKTANRPGLKRALKHLKSGDTLVVWKLDRLGRSVKNLVTLISELHERGVHFQSLTDSIDTSTAMGRFFFHVMSALAEMERELIVERTNAGLAAAREQGRIGGRPVVFTEENRQQAARLLNKGHGRKQLSIIYNVSLSTIYKYLPVGEMVN
- a CDS encoding alpha/beta fold hydrolase, which codes for MESIDKVIKLKDSLVSYRKVFPENKQSNKKPIVFLHGTNSSGNSSFGEIKKAFISDRAVIIPDYAGCGNSELPPETLTVEHLAAQVAAVIEDSSNIPVDLVGVSLGAVVAAVVAAKYPNLIDKLILTAPWATNHDPRHQLIFNTWLHLELNDKASAMAFALSHALSPEFISSLGHETIQRICSQPAEKKIEKRIALGLSIDIKEYLAQIDKNTLVIGLNSDTLIPPYLVREVYKNINNSTYKEINSGHAVQIEKPAEWVSLIKEFIN